The following proteins are encoded in a genomic region of Alnus glutinosa chromosome 8, dhAlnGlut1.1, whole genome shotgun sequence:
- the LOC133875243 gene encoding protein NDR1-like encodes MAESTGCCKCCLRLMISIGVLSLVVWLTLRADKPKCSIQYFYLPALNKTLNTPTNSTLYFLLRLDNGNKDKGIYYDALNLTFHDNPNRSLSHLIGSHTIPGFYQGHQKKAKKGGDVQVNTTLVSRSGFPNGPAIFRVDLATAVRFKNIFWKWKTKRRQFVVAANVEVNDQGTKVNKKGIRLKSGAPENPYCYRAQLGVLVGLMVLVLLNFR; translated from the coding sequence ATGGCTGAGTCCACTGGCTGTTGCAAGTGCTGTCTGAGATTGATGATAAGTATAGGTGTCCTGTCGCTGGTCGTGTGGCTAACTCTGCGAGCTGACAAACCCAAATGTTCGATCCAATACTTTTACCTCCCTGCTCTCAACAAAACCTTAAATACCCCAACAAACAGTACCCTCTACTTTCTGCTCAGGCTGGACAACGGCAACAAGGACAAGGGGATTTACTATGATGCTCTTAACCTCACCTTTCATGACAATCCCAATAGATCACTGTCGCATCTGATTGGGAGCCATACCATTCCTGGGTTCTACCAGGGGCACCAAAAAAAGGCCAAGAAGGGAGGGGATGTGCAGGTCAATACCACACTGGTTTCCCGGTCGGGTTTTCCAAATGGGCCGGCGATTTTCCGGGTGGATTTGGCCACGGCGGTGAGGTTCAAGAACATTTTCTGGAAGTGGAAGACCAAGAGGCGCCAGTTTGTGGTAGCGGCAAACGTGGAAGTCAACGACCAGGGTACTAAAGTCAACAAGAAAGGTATCAGGCTCAAGTCCGGCGCACCGGAGAATCCGTACTGCTATCGTGCGCAGTTGGGGGTTTTGGTTGGTTTGATGGTATTGGTTTTGCTTAATTTTCGTTGA